The stretch of DNA GACCTGGTGGTCGCGATGGCCAAGACTGGTGCGGTGATCAACATCAAGAAAGCCCAGTTCCTCGCGCCCCAGGAAATGAAACACATCCTGAGCAAATGCGAGGAGGCGGGTAACGATCAGTTGATCCTCTGCGAGCGTGGTTCGAGCTTCGGCTACAACAACCTGGTGGTGGACATGCTCGGCTTCGGCATCATGAAGCAGTTCGAATACCCGGTGTTCTTTGATGTGACCCACGCGCTGCAAATGCCCGGCGGTCGCGCCGATTCGGCTGGCGGTCGCCGTGCCCAGGTCACCGACCTGGCCAAGGCCGGCATGAGCCAGTCCCTGGCCGGCCTGTTCCTGGAAGCCCACCCGGACCCGGACAACGCCAAATGCGACGGTCCATGCGCCCTGCGCCTGGACAAGCTCGAACCTTTCCTGGCTCAGCTCAAGGCCCTGGACGAACTGGTTAAGAGTTTTCCGACGGTAGAGACCGCGTAAAACCGATTTCTCCGGTAAAGTACCGCACGATTAATTGCTCAGGCCCGCGGGCCTGAGCCTTATCGTCTGCAAGTCTGCCTCCTGTTCCCTGCTTGCCGACGGTAAAGAGATTCCCTTCAGCTGCGTCGTTTTCGTCAACTTTGGAGTGTTTACAACAATGGCAAAAATCGTCGACATCAAAGGTCGTGAAGTTCTCGACTCCCGTGGCAACCCCACCGTCGAAGCGGACGTGCTTCTCGATAACGGCATCATCGGCAGCGCCTGCGCGCCGTCCGGTGCCTCCACCGGCTCGCGTGAAGCGCTGGAGCTGCGTGATGGCGACAAGAGCCGTTACCTGGGCAAGGGCGTACTGAAGGCCGTAGCCAACATCAATGGTCCGATCCGTGACCTGCTGCTGGGTAAAGACCCAAGCGACCAGAAATTCCTCGATCAGGCGA from Pseudomonas chlororaphis subsp. chlororaphis encodes:
- the kdsA gene encoding 3-deoxy-8-phosphooctulonate synthase yields the protein MAQKIIRVGDIEIANDKPMVLFGGMNVLESRDMAMQVCEEYVKVTEKLGIPYVFKASFDKANRSSVTSYRGPGLEEGMRIFQDIKQAFGVPIITDVHEPHQAAIVAEVCDIIQLPAFLSRQTDLVVAMAKTGAVINIKKAQFLAPQEMKHILSKCEEAGNDQLILCERGSSFGYNNLVVDMLGFGIMKQFEYPVFFDVTHALQMPGGRADSAGGRRAQVTDLAKAGMSQSLAGLFLEAHPDPDNAKCDGPCALRLDKLEPFLAQLKALDELVKSFPTVETA